In Arachis hypogaea cultivar Tifrunner chromosome 2, arahy.Tifrunner.gnm2.J5K5, whole genome shotgun sequence, a genomic segment contains:
- the LOC112741245 gene encoding E3 ubiquitin ligase PQT3-like isoform X4, which produces MAVYYKFKSTRDYNSIPMDGPFISVGTLKEKIFESKHLGRGTDFDLVVTNAQTNEEYLDEAMLIPKNTSVLIRRVPGLPRLPIVIELEQKKVENTAMEAEPENSSLTAEDASAVKYPEDSEWDEFGNDLYAIPDVPPIQSSNLIPEAPPTNKADEESKIKALIDTPALDWQRQGSDFGAGRGFGRGMGGRMAGVRGFGLERKTPPQGYVCHRCKVPGHFIQHCPTNGDPNYDIKRVKQPTGIPRSMLMVNPQGSYALPNGSVAVLKPNEAAFEKEIEGLPSATRSVGDLPPELHCPLCNDVMKDAVLTSKCCFKSFCDKCIRDYVISKSMCKCGATNILADDLLPNKTLRDTINRILESGNSSAENAGSTFQVQDMESARCPQLKLPSPTSSAASKGEPKVSLVHEGMTNVLETVDDRKTVSAPAPLQTSEQVKPRMPDVSEATHESMSVKEPASQGSSQLVEEEVQQKMVPAEAGKKKKRKKVHLPANDFQWKTAHDLGDESYMMPMGPAPGYNSYWNGMQPCMEGFMGPYGGPMQMMGYGLGPLDMPFAGGLPHDPFGMQGYMMPVVPPHRDLAAEYGMGMNVPPPVMSREEFEARKADRWRKRENEKRIDRV; this is translated from the exons ATGGCGGTGTATTATAAATTTAAGAGTACAAGAGATTATAATTCAATTCCCATGGACGGTCCTTTCATCTCTGTTGGAacattgaaagaaaaaatatttgaatcCAAGCATTTAGGCAGGGGTACTGATTTTGATCTCGTGGTAACCAACGCCCAGACCAATGAAG AATATCTTGATGAAGCAATGCTGATTCCTAAAAATACCTCCGTGTTAATTCGTCGGGTTCCTGGTCTGCCACGTTTACCAATTGTTATTGAACTAGA GCAAAAAAAGGTGGAAAATACGGCTATGGAAGCCGAACCTGAAAACAGCAGCTTAACAGCTGAAGATGCATCTGCTGTAAAATAT CCAGAAGATTCAGAATgggatgaatttggaaatgatttgTATGCGATTCCTGATGTACCACCCATTCAATCAAGCAACTTAATTCCTGAAGCTCCTCCAACCAACAAAGCTGATGAAGAAAGTAAGATAAAGGCTTTGATTGATACTCCTGCCTTGGATTGGCAACG TCAAGGATCGGACTTTGGTGCTGGTAGAGGTTTTGGAAGAGGTATGGGTGGACGGATGGCGGGTGTTCGTGGTTTTG GGCTGGAGCGGAAAACACCTCCTCAAGGCTATGTATGTCACAGGTGCAAGGTTCCTG GCCATTTTATTCAGCACTGCCCTACAAACGGTGATCCAAATTATGACATCAAGAGAGTTAAACAACCTACTGGTATTCCGAGATCCATGCTGATGGTGAACCCACAAGGTTCCTATGCTCTACCAAATGGTTCAGTAGCTGTATTGAAGCCAAATGA GGCTGCTTTTGAGAAAGAAATAGAAGGTTTACCTTCCGCCACACGTTCTGTTGGGGATCTACCACCTGAGCTCCACTGCCCCTTGTGCAATGATGTGATGAAAGATGCTGTGCTGACAAGCAAGTGCTGTTTTAAAAGCTTTTGTGACAAAT GTATTAGGGACTATGTTATCTCCAAGTCCATGTGCAAATGTGGTGCAACAAATATTCTTGCAGATGATCTTTTACCAAATAAGACCCTAAGAGATACTATTAATCGTATATTGGAGTCAGGCAATAGCAGTGCTGAAAACGCTGGGAGCACCTTTCAAGTTCAAG ATATGGAGTCTGCTCGTTGTCCACAACTGAAGCTTCCATCTCCAACCTCATCGGCTGCATCTAAGGGAGAACCAAAGGTTTCACTTGTTCATGAAGGAATGACGAATGTACTGGAAACTGTTGATGATAGAAAAACAGTTTCTGCTCCAGCTCCATTGCAAACATCAGAGCAAGTGAAGCCCAGAATGCCTGATGTAAGTGAAGCTACACATGAGTCGATGAGTGTAAAGGAACCAGCCTCACAAGGGAGTTCTCAGTTGGTTGAGGAGGAAGTCCAGCAAAAAATGGTTCCTGCTGAGGCAG gaaagaagaaaaaaaggaagaaagtccATTTGCCTGCAAATG ATTTTCAGTGGAAAACCGCACACGACCTTGGGGATGAGAGCTACATGATGCCAATGGGCCCAGCACCTGGTTACAATTCATACTGGAACGGCATGCAACCTTGTATGGAAGGATTTATGGGACCATATGGTGGCCCGATGCAAATGATGGGTTATGGCCTGGGCCCCTTGGACATGCCATTTGCAGGTGGTCTGCCTCATGATCCATTTGGCATGCAGGGTTACATGATGCCTGTTGTTCCACCTCATAG GGATCTTGCTGCTGAGTATGGCATGGGGATGAATGTTCCACCTCCAGTTATGAGTAgagaggagtttgaagctcggAAAGCTGATCGTTGGAGAAAGCGCGAAAATGAGAAACGGATTGATAG GGTCTAG
- the LOC112741245 gene encoding E3 ubiquitin ligase PQT3-like isoform X2, translating into MLIPKNTSVLIRRVPGLPRLPIVIELEQKKVENTAMEAEPENSSLTAEDASAVKYPEDSEWDEFGNDLYAIPDVPPIQSSNLIPEAPPTNKADEESKIKALIDTPALDWQRQGSDFGAGRGFGRGMGGRMAGVRGFGLERKTPPQGYVCHRCKVPGHFIQHCPTNGDPNYDIKRVKQPTGIPRSMLMVNPQGSYALPNGSVAVLKPNEAAFEKEIEGLPSATRSVGDLPPELHCPLCNDVMKDAVLTSKCCFKSFCDKCIRDYVISKSMCKCGATNILADDLLPNKTLRDTINRILESGNSSAENAGSTFQVQDMESARCPQLKLPSPTSSAASKGEPKVSLVHEGMTNVLETVDDRKTVSAPAPLQTSEQVKPRMPDVSEATHESMSVKEPASQGSSQLVEEEVQQKMVPAEAGKKKKRKKVHLPANDFQWKTAHDLGDESYMMPMGPAPGYNSYWNGMQPCMEGFMGPYGGPMQMMGYGLGPLDMPFAGGLPHDPFGMQGYMMPVVPPHRDLAAEYGMGMNVPPPVMSREEFEARKADRWRKRENEKRIDRDFFKNRDFGREASSIGDVPMKSKTGLEVVTRVTSMSVSPRELEPPRATKRKADYHVDWNRECERDHDHDRDQRNHHDRERGHHHHRHHRSESSSRMSSEPPKPPQLHHHLQLQTGNRRPVFSPA; encoded by the exons ATGCTGATTCCTAAAAATACCTCCGTGTTAATTCGTCGGGTTCCTGGTCTGCCACGTTTACCAATTGTTATTGAACTAGA GCAAAAAAAGGTGGAAAATACGGCTATGGAAGCCGAACCTGAAAACAGCAGCTTAACAGCTGAAGATGCATCTGCTGTAAAATAT CCAGAAGATTCAGAATgggatgaatttggaaatgatttgTATGCGATTCCTGATGTACCACCCATTCAATCAAGCAACTTAATTCCTGAAGCTCCTCCAACCAACAAAGCTGATGAAGAAAGTAAGATAAAGGCTTTGATTGATACTCCTGCCTTGGATTGGCAACG TCAAGGATCGGACTTTGGTGCTGGTAGAGGTTTTGGAAGAGGTATGGGTGGACGGATGGCGGGTGTTCGTGGTTTTG GGCTGGAGCGGAAAACACCTCCTCAAGGCTATGTATGTCACAGGTGCAAGGTTCCTG GCCATTTTATTCAGCACTGCCCTACAAACGGTGATCCAAATTATGACATCAAGAGAGTTAAACAACCTACTGGTATTCCGAGATCCATGCTGATGGTGAACCCACAAGGTTCCTATGCTCTACCAAATGGTTCAGTAGCTGTATTGAAGCCAAATGA GGCTGCTTTTGAGAAAGAAATAGAAGGTTTACCTTCCGCCACACGTTCTGTTGGGGATCTACCACCTGAGCTCCACTGCCCCTTGTGCAATGATGTGATGAAAGATGCTGTGCTGACAAGCAAGTGCTGTTTTAAAAGCTTTTGTGACAAAT GTATTAGGGACTATGTTATCTCCAAGTCCATGTGCAAATGTGGTGCAACAAATATTCTTGCAGATGATCTTTTACCAAATAAGACCCTAAGAGATACTATTAATCGTATATTGGAGTCAGGCAATAGCAGTGCTGAAAACGCTGGGAGCACCTTTCAAGTTCAAG ATATGGAGTCTGCTCGTTGTCCACAACTGAAGCTTCCATCTCCAACCTCATCGGCTGCATCTAAGGGAGAACCAAAGGTTTCACTTGTTCATGAAGGAATGACGAATGTACTGGAAACTGTTGATGATAGAAAAACAGTTTCTGCTCCAGCTCCATTGCAAACATCAGAGCAAGTGAAGCCCAGAATGCCTGATGTAAGTGAAGCTACACATGAGTCGATGAGTGTAAAGGAACCAGCCTCACAAGGGAGTTCTCAGTTGGTTGAGGAGGAAGTCCAGCAAAAAATGGTTCCTGCTGAGGCAG gaaagaagaaaaaaaggaagaaagtccATTTGCCTGCAAATG ATTTTCAGTGGAAAACCGCACACGACCTTGGGGATGAGAGCTACATGATGCCAATGGGCCCAGCACCTGGTTACAATTCATACTGGAACGGCATGCAACCTTGTATGGAAGGATTTATGGGACCATATGGTGGCCCGATGCAAATGATGGGTTATGGCCTGGGCCCCTTGGACATGCCATTTGCAGGTGGTCTGCCTCATGATCCATTTGGCATGCAGGGTTACATGATGCCTGTTGTTCCACCTCATAG GGATCTTGCTGCTGAGTATGGCATGGGGATGAATGTTCCACCTCCAGTTATGAGTAgagaggagtttgaagctcggAAAGCTGATCGTTGGAGAAAGCGCGAAAATGAGAAACGGATTGATAG GGATTTCTTCAAAAATCGAGATTTTGGTAGGGAAGCAAGCAGTATTGGGGATGTTCCTATGAAATCAAAAACT GGTCTAGAAGTTGTAACAAGGGTAACAAGCATGAGTGTGTCACCACGTGAGTTGGAGCCTCCACGTGCTACCAAGAGAAAAGCTGACTACCATGTGGATTGGAATCGGGAATGTGAACGTGACCATGATCATGATCGTGACCAGAGGAACCACCATGATCGAGAAAGAGGCCATCACCACCATCGCCACCACCGGTCAGAATCCTCTTCCCGGATGTCATCTGAACCACCAAAACCTCCTCAACTGCACCATCATCTGCAGCTGCAGACCGGAAACAGAAGGCCAGTGTTTTCTCCCGCATAA
- the LOC112741245 gene encoding E3 ubiquitin ligase PQT3-like isoform X3, with the protein MEAEPENSSLTAEDASAVKYPEDSEWDEFGNDLYAIPDVPPIQSSNLIPEAPPTNKADEESKIKALIDTPALDWQRQGSDFGAGRGFGRGMGGRMAGVRGFGLERKTPPQGYVCHRCKVPGHFIQHCPTNGDPNYDIKRVKQPTGIPRSMLMVNPQGSYALPNGSVAVLKPNEAAFEKEIEGLPSATRSVGDLPPELHCPLCNDVMKDAVLTSKCCFKSFCDKCIRDYVISKSMCKCGATNILADDLLPNKTLRDTINRILESGNSSAENAGSTFQVQDMESARCPQLKLPSPTSSAASKGEPKVSLVHEGMTNVLETVDDRKTVSAPAPLQTSEQVKPRMPDVSEATHESMSVKEPASQGSSQLVEEEVQQKMVPAEAGKKKKRKKVHLPANDFQWKTAHDLGDESYMMPMGPAPGYNSYWNGMQPCMEGFMGPYGGPMQMMGYGLGPLDMPFAGGLPHDPFGMQGYMMPVVPPHRDLAAEYGMGMNVPPPVMSREEFEARKADRWRKRENEKRIDRDFFKNRDFGREASSIGDVPMKSKTGLEVVTRVTSMSVSPRELEPPRATKRKADYHVDWNRECERDHDHDRDQRNHHDRERGHHHHRHHRSESSSRMSSEPPKPPQLHHHLQLQTGNRRPVFSPA; encoded by the exons ATGGAAGCCGAACCTGAAAACAGCAGCTTAACAGCTGAAGATGCATCTGCTGTAAAATAT CCAGAAGATTCAGAATgggatgaatttggaaatgatttgTATGCGATTCCTGATGTACCACCCATTCAATCAAGCAACTTAATTCCTGAAGCTCCTCCAACCAACAAAGCTGATGAAGAAAGTAAGATAAAGGCTTTGATTGATACTCCTGCCTTGGATTGGCAACG TCAAGGATCGGACTTTGGTGCTGGTAGAGGTTTTGGAAGAGGTATGGGTGGACGGATGGCGGGTGTTCGTGGTTTTG GGCTGGAGCGGAAAACACCTCCTCAAGGCTATGTATGTCACAGGTGCAAGGTTCCTG GCCATTTTATTCAGCACTGCCCTACAAACGGTGATCCAAATTATGACATCAAGAGAGTTAAACAACCTACTGGTATTCCGAGATCCATGCTGATGGTGAACCCACAAGGTTCCTATGCTCTACCAAATGGTTCAGTAGCTGTATTGAAGCCAAATGA GGCTGCTTTTGAGAAAGAAATAGAAGGTTTACCTTCCGCCACACGTTCTGTTGGGGATCTACCACCTGAGCTCCACTGCCCCTTGTGCAATGATGTGATGAAAGATGCTGTGCTGACAAGCAAGTGCTGTTTTAAAAGCTTTTGTGACAAAT GTATTAGGGACTATGTTATCTCCAAGTCCATGTGCAAATGTGGTGCAACAAATATTCTTGCAGATGATCTTTTACCAAATAAGACCCTAAGAGATACTATTAATCGTATATTGGAGTCAGGCAATAGCAGTGCTGAAAACGCTGGGAGCACCTTTCAAGTTCAAG ATATGGAGTCTGCTCGTTGTCCACAACTGAAGCTTCCATCTCCAACCTCATCGGCTGCATCTAAGGGAGAACCAAAGGTTTCACTTGTTCATGAAGGAATGACGAATGTACTGGAAACTGTTGATGATAGAAAAACAGTTTCTGCTCCAGCTCCATTGCAAACATCAGAGCAAGTGAAGCCCAGAATGCCTGATGTAAGTGAAGCTACACATGAGTCGATGAGTGTAAAGGAACCAGCCTCACAAGGGAGTTCTCAGTTGGTTGAGGAGGAAGTCCAGCAAAAAATGGTTCCTGCTGAGGCAG gaaagaagaaaaaaaggaagaaagtccATTTGCCTGCAAATG ATTTTCAGTGGAAAACCGCACACGACCTTGGGGATGAGAGCTACATGATGCCAATGGGCCCAGCACCTGGTTACAATTCATACTGGAACGGCATGCAACCTTGTATGGAAGGATTTATGGGACCATATGGTGGCCCGATGCAAATGATGGGTTATGGCCTGGGCCCCTTGGACATGCCATTTGCAGGTGGTCTGCCTCATGATCCATTTGGCATGCAGGGTTACATGATGCCTGTTGTTCCACCTCATAG GGATCTTGCTGCTGAGTATGGCATGGGGATGAATGTTCCACCTCCAGTTATGAGTAgagaggagtttgaagctcggAAAGCTGATCGTTGGAGAAAGCGCGAAAATGAGAAACGGATTGATAG GGATTTCTTCAAAAATCGAGATTTTGGTAGGGAAGCAAGCAGTATTGGGGATGTTCCTATGAAATCAAAAACT GGTCTAGAAGTTGTAACAAGGGTAACAAGCATGAGTGTGTCACCACGTGAGTTGGAGCCTCCACGTGCTACCAAGAGAAAAGCTGACTACCATGTGGATTGGAATCGGGAATGTGAACGTGACCATGATCATGATCGTGACCAGAGGAACCACCATGATCGAGAAAGAGGCCATCACCACCATCGCCACCACCGGTCAGAATCCTCTTCCCGGATGTCATCTGAACCACCAAAACCTCCTCAACTGCACCATCATCTGCAGCTGCAGACCGGAAACAGAAGGCCAGTGTTTTCTCCCGCATAA
- the LOC112741245 gene encoding E3 ubiquitin ligase PQT3-like isoform X5, which translates to MLIPKNTSVLIRRVPGLPRLPIVIELEQKKVENTAMEAEPENSSLTAEDASAVKYPEDSEWDEFGNDLYAIPDVPPIQSSNLIPEAPPTNKADEESKIKALIDTPALDWQRQGSDFGAGRGFGRGMGGRMAGVRGFGLERKTPPQGYVCHRCKVPGHFIQHCPTNGDPNYDIKRVKQPTGIPRSMLMVNPQGSYALPNGSVAVLKPNEAAFEKEIEGLPSATRSVGDLPPELHCPLCNDVMKDAVLTSKCCFKSFCDKCIRDYVISKSMCKCGATNILADDLLPNKTLRDTINRILESGNSSAENAGSTFQVQDMESARCPQLKLPSPTSSAASKGEPKVSLVHEGMTNVLETVDDRKTVSAPAPLQTSEQVKPRMPDVSEATHESMSVKEPASQGSSQLVEEEVQQKMVPAEAGKKKKRKKVHLPANDFQWKTAHDLGDESYMMPMGPAPGYNSYWNGMQPCMEGFMGPYGGPMQMMGYGLGPLDMPFAGGLPHDPFGMQGYMMPVVPPHRDLAAEYGMGMNVPPPVMSREEFEARKADRWRKRENEKRIDRV; encoded by the exons ATGCTGATTCCTAAAAATACCTCCGTGTTAATTCGTCGGGTTCCTGGTCTGCCACGTTTACCAATTGTTATTGAACTAGA GCAAAAAAAGGTGGAAAATACGGCTATGGAAGCCGAACCTGAAAACAGCAGCTTAACAGCTGAAGATGCATCTGCTGTAAAATAT CCAGAAGATTCAGAATgggatgaatttggaaatgatttgTATGCGATTCCTGATGTACCACCCATTCAATCAAGCAACTTAATTCCTGAAGCTCCTCCAACCAACAAAGCTGATGAAGAAAGTAAGATAAAGGCTTTGATTGATACTCCTGCCTTGGATTGGCAACG TCAAGGATCGGACTTTGGTGCTGGTAGAGGTTTTGGAAGAGGTATGGGTGGACGGATGGCGGGTGTTCGTGGTTTTG GGCTGGAGCGGAAAACACCTCCTCAAGGCTATGTATGTCACAGGTGCAAGGTTCCTG GCCATTTTATTCAGCACTGCCCTACAAACGGTGATCCAAATTATGACATCAAGAGAGTTAAACAACCTACTGGTATTCCGAGATCCATGCTGATGGTGAACCCACAAGGTTCCTATGCTCTACCAAATGGTTCAGTAGCTGTATTGAAGCCAAATGA GGCTGCTTTTGAGAAAGAAATAGAAGGTTTACCTTCCGCCACACGTTCTGTTGGGGATCTACCACCTGAGCTCCACTGCCCCTTGTGCAATGATGTGATGAAAGATGCTGTGCTGACAAGCAAGTGCTGTTTTAAAAGCTTTTGTGACAAAT GTATTAGGGACTATGTTATCTCCAAGTCCATGTGCAAATGTGGTGCAACAAATATTCTTGCAGATGATCTTTTACCAAATAAGACCCTAAGAGATACTATTAATCGTATATTGGAGTCAGGCAATAGCAGTGCTGAAAACGCTGGGAGCACCTTTCAAGTTCAAG ATATGGAGTCTGCTCGTTGTCCACAACTGAAGCTTCCATCTCCAACCTCATCGGCTGCATCTAAGGGAGAACCAAAGGTTTCACTTGTTCATGAAGGAATGACGAATGTACTGGAAACTGTTGATGATAGAAAAACAGTTTCTGCTCCAGCTCCATTGCAAACATCAGAGCAAGTGAAGCCCAGAATGCCTGATGTAAGTGAAGCTACACATGAGTCGATGAGTGTAAAGGAACCAGCCTCACAAGGGAGTTCTCAGTTGGTTGAGGAGGAAGTCCAGCAAAAAATGGTTCCTGCTGAGGCAG gaaagaagaaaaaaaggaagaaagtccATTTGCCTGCAAATG ATTTTCAGTGGAAAACCGCACACGACCTTGGGGATGAGAGCTACATGATGCCAATGGGCCCAGCACCTGGTTACAATTCATACTGGAACGGCATGCAACCTTGTATGGAAGGATTTATGGGACCATATGGTGGCCCGATGCAAATGATGGGTTATGGCCTGGGCCCCTTGGACATGCCATTTGCAGGTGGTCTGCCTCATGATCCATTTGGCATGCAGGGTTACATGATGCCTGTTGTTCCACCTCATAG GGATCTTGCTGCTGAGTATGGCATGGGGATGAATGTTCCACCTCCAGTTATGAGTAgagaggagtttgaagctcggAAAGCTGATCGTTGGAGAAAGCGCGAAAATGAGAAACGGATTGATAG GGTCTAG
- the LOC112741245 gene encoding E3 ubiquitin ligase PQT3-like isoform X1: MAVYYKFKSTRDYNSIPMDGPFISVGTLKEKIFESKHLGRGTDFDLVVTNAQTNEEYLDEAMLIPKNTSVLIRRVPGLPRLPIVIELEQKKVENTAMEAEPENSSLTAEDASAVKYPEDSEWDEFGNDLYAIPDVPPIQSSNLIPEAPPTNKADEESKIKALIDTPALDWQRQGSDFGAGRGFGRGMGGRMAGVRGFGLERKTPPQGYVCHRCKVPGHFIQHCPTNGDPNYDIKRVKQPTGIPRSMLMVNPQGSYALPNGSVAVLKPNEAAFEKEIEGLPSATRSVGDLPPELHCPLCNDVMKDAVLTSKCCFKSFCDKCIRDYVISKSMCKCGATNILADDLLPNKTLRDTINRILESGNSSAENAGSTFQVQDMESARCPQLKLPSPTSSAASKGEPKVSLVHEGMTNVLETVDDRKTVSAPAPLQTSEQVKPRMPDVSEATHESMSVKEPASQGSSQLVEEEVQQKMVPAEAGKKKKRKKVHLPANDFQWKTAHDLGDESYMMPMGPAPGYNSYWNGMQPCMEGFMGPYGGPMQMMGYGLGPLDMPFAGGLPHDPFGMQGYMMPVVPPHRDLAAEYGMGMNVPPPVMSREEFEARKADRWRKRENEKRIDRDFFKNRDFGREASSIGDVPMKSKTGLEVVTRVTSMSVSPRELEPPRATKRKADYHVDWNRECERDHDHDRDQRNHHDRERGHHHHRHHRSESSSRMSSEPPKPPQLHHHLQLQTGNRRPVFSPA; the protein is encoded by the exons ATGGCGGTGTATTATAAATTTAAGAGTACAAGAGATTATAATTCAATTCCCATGGACGGTCCTTTCATCTCTGTTGGAacattgaaagaaaaaatatttgaatcCAAGCATTTAGGCAGGGGTACTGATTTTGATCTCGTGGTAACCAACGCCCAGACCAATGAAG AATATCTTGATGAAGCAATGCTGATTCCTAAAAATACCTCCGTGTTAATTCGTCGGGTTCCTGGTCTGCCACGTTTACCAATTGTTATTGAACTAGA GCAAAAAAAGGTGGAAAATACGGCTATGGAAGCCGAACCTGAAAACAGCAGCTTAACAGCTGAAGATGCATCTGCTGTAAAATAT CCAGAAGATTCAGAATgggatgaatttggaaatgatttgTATGCGATTCCTGATGTACCACCCATTCAATCAAGCAACTTAATTCCTGAAGCTCCTCCAACCAACAAAGCTGATGAAGAAAGTAAGATAAAGGCTTTGATTGATACTCCTGCCTTGGATTGGCAACG TCAAGGATCGGACTTTGGTGCTGGTAGAGGTTTTGGAAGAGGTATGGGTGGACGGATGGCGGGTGTTCGTGGTTTTG GGCTGGAGCGGAAAACACCTCCTCAAGGCTATGTATGTCACAGGTGCAAGGTTCCTG GCCATTTTATTCAGCACTGCCCTACAAACGGTGATCCAAATTATGACATCAAGAGAGTTAAACAACCTACTGGTATTCCGAGATCCATGCTGATGGTGAACCCACAAGGTTCCTATGCTCTACCAAATGGTTCAGTAGCTGTATTGAAGCCAAATGA GGCTGCTTTTGAGAAAGAAATAGAAGGTTTACCTTCCGCCACACGTTCTGTTGGGGATCTACCACCTGAGCTCCACTGCCCCTTGTGCAATGATGTGATGAAAGATGCTGTGCTGACAAGCAAGTGCTGTTTTAAAAGCTTTTGTGACAAAT GTATTAGGGACTATGTTATCTCCAAGTCCATGTGCAAATGTGGTGCAACAAATATTCTTGCAGATGATCTTTTACCAAATAAGACCCTAAGAGATACTATTAATCGTATATTGGAGTCAGGCAATAGCAGTGCTGAAAACGCTGGGAGCACCTTTCAAGTTCAAG ATATGGAGTCTGCTCGTTGTCCACAACTGAAGCTTCCATCTCCAACCTCATCGGCTGCATCTAAGGGAGAACCAAAGGTTTCACTTGTTCATGAAGGAATGACGAATGTACTGGAAACTGTTGATGATAGAAAAACAGTTTCTGCTCCAGCTCCATTGCAAACATCAGAGCAAGTGAAGCCCAGAATGCCTGATGTAAGTGAAGCTACACATGAGTCGATGAGTGTAAAGGAACCAGCCTCACAAGGGAGTTCTCAGTTGGTTGAGGAGGAAGTCCAGCAAAAAATGGTTCCTGCTGAGGCAG gaaagaagaaaaaaaggaagaaagtccATTTGCCTGCAAATG ATTTTCAGTGGAAAACCGCACACGACCTTGGGGATGAGAGCTACATGATGCCAATGGGCCCAGCACCTGGTTACAATTCATACTGGAACGGCATGCAACCTTGTATGGAAGGATTTATGGGACCATATGGTGGCCCGATGCAAATGATGGGTTATGGCCTGGGCCCCTTGGACATGCCATTTGCAGGTGGTCTGCCTCATGATCCATTTGGCATGCAGGGTTACATGATGCCTGTTGTTCCACCTCATAG GGATCTTGCTGCTGAGTATGGCATGGGGATGAATGTTCCACCTCCAGTTATGAGTAgagaggagtttgaagctcggAAAGCTGATCGTTGGAGAAAGCGCGAAAATGAGAAACGGATTGATAG GGATTTCTTCAAAAATCGAGATTTTGGTAGGGAAGCAAGCAGTATTGGGGATGTTCCTATGAAATCAAAAACT GGTCTAGAAGTTGTAACAAGGGTAACAAGCATGAGTGTGTCACCACGTGAGTTGGAGCCTCCACGTGCTACCAAGAGAAAAGCTGACTACCATGTGGATTGGAATCGGGAATGTGAACGTGACCATGATCATGATCGTGACCAGAGGAACCACCATGATCGAGAAAGAGGCCATCACCACCATCGCCACCACCGGTCAGAATCCTCTTCCCGGATGTCATCTGAACCACCAAAACCTCCTCAACTGCACCATCATCTGCAGCTGCAGACCGGAAACAGAAGGCCAGTGTTTTCTCCCGCATAA